In Cuculus canorus isolate bCucCan1 chromosome 8, bCucCan1.pri, whole genome shotgun sequence, a single genomic region encodes these proteins:
- the EPS15 gene encoding epidermal growth factor receptor substrate 15 isoform X4 gives MLEAPPAEAGPTAKLSSANPVYEKFYRQVDSTNAGRVLASDAAVFLKKSGLTDLVLGKIWDLADTDGKGILNKQEFFVALRLVACAQNGLDVSLSSLNLPVPPPRFTDTSSPLLLSGTASSDVPWAVKLEDKAKYDAIFDSLNPVNGLLSGDKVKPVLLNSKLPVDILGRVWELSDIDRDGMLDRDEFAVAMFLVYCALEKEPVPMSLPAALVPPSKRKPISVPGAMPLIPSSAATKESHPSLPPVGILPAKPPLTQWVVSPADKIKYDEIFVKTDKDMDGFVSGVEARELFLKTGLPSTLLAHIWALCDTKDCGKLSKEQFALAFHLINQKLTKGIDPPQVLTPEMIPPSDRGVGLQKNIQGPNSVADFSAIKELDTLNNEIVDLQREKNNVEQDLKEKEDTIKQRTSEVQDLQDEVKRESSNLQKLQAQKQEAQEILNDLDEQKAKLEEQLNDIRQKCAEEAHLIAMLKAEITSQESKISEYEDELTKAQEELSRLQQETAELEHCIESGRAQLGPLQQHLQDSQQEISSVQTKLLELKELENNQLNWHSQPNHTLVNGTADHSSLSNSSSENANLNENAERESIAEDEQINSVSPIRNSPETTASVVEEEKETPAASVTKKEDPFDAESPALPDLVSGASLEFFQSDPFVGSDPFKDDPFGKIDPFGGDPFKGSDPFAADCFFKQSSTDPFATAGTDPFSTADNSTNITTELSKKNDPFAPGGTTVTASNDPAADPFASLFGNEPFGSGFADFSTLSKANNEDPFGSSTSGSVKDVIITKNLFEEPPAKNEDVPPALPPKTGTPTRPCPPPPVFY, from the exons gAATTTTTTGTGGCTTTACGACTTGTAGCATGTGCACAGAATGGATTGGACGTTTCCCTCAGTAGTCTTAACCTGCCTGTTCCTCCACCAAGATtt ACTGATACCAGTAGTCCTTTGCTCCTCAGTGGAACAGCATCAAGTGATGTACCATGGGCTGTTAAG CTGGAAGACAAGGCCAAGTATGATGCTATTTTTGACAGCCTAAATCCTGTGAATGGACTGTTGTCGGGAGATAAGGTGAAACCTGTGCTCCTTAACTCAAAACTACCAGTGGATATCTTAGGACGA GTGTGGGAATTGAGCGATATTGACCGTGATGGAATGTTGGATCGAGATGAGTTTGCAGTT GCCATGTTTTTGGTGTACTGTGCTTTGGAGAAAGAACCAGTGCCAATGTCCTTGCCTGCAGCTTTGGTGCCACCATCCAAGAGAAAACCTATTAGTGTTCCAGGAGCAATGCCATTAATTCCATCTTCAGCAGCTACCAAAGAGTCTCATCCATCCTTGCCACCAGTAGGCATTTTACCTGCCAAACCACCATTAACACAG TGGGTTGTATCGCCTGCAGACAAAATTAAGTATGATGAGATCTTTGTGAAAACTGACAAGGATATGGATGGATTTGTGTCAGGTGTGGAAGCCAGAGAACTATTCTTGAAGACAGGACTGCCTTCTACTCTTCTTGCACATATCtg GGCTCTCTGTGACACAAAGGACTGTGGAAAGCTTTCAAAGGAACAGTTTGCTTTGGCTTTCCATTTAATTAATCAGAAGTTAACAAAGGGCATTGATCCACCTCAGGTTCTGACTCCAGAGATGATTCCACCTTCAGACCGGGGTGTTGGCTTACAGAAG aatATTCAAGGACCGAATTCTGTAGCAGATTTTTCTGCAATTAAAGAACTTGATACATTAAACAATGAAATAGTGGACCTGCAGAG GGAAAAGAATAATGTAGAGCAAGacctgaaggagaaagaagataCCATCAAGCAGAGGACAAGTGAGGTCCAG GATCTACAAGATGAAGTGAAGCGGGAGAGCAGTAATCTGCAAAAGCTGCAAGCTCAGAAACAGGAAGCGCAGGAAATCCTTAATGATCTTGATGAGCAGAAGGCTAAGTTGGAAGAACAACTTAATGATATCAGGCAGAAATGTGCAGAGGAGGCCCATTTG ATTGCCATGCTGAAGGCTGAAATAACAAGCCAGGAATCAAAGATTTCAGAGTATGAAGACGAACTGACCAAAGCTCAAGAGGAGCTGAGTCGCCTGCAGCAAGAAACTGCAGAGCTTGAGCATTGCATAGAGTCTGGGAGAGCACAGCTGGGACCTCTTCAGCAACATCTGCAGGATTCACAACAGGAAATCAGTTCG gTGCAGACTAAACTCCTTGAGCTGAAAGAATTGGAAAATAACCAGCTTAATTGGCACTCTCAGCCAAATCATACACTTGTTAATGGAACTGCGGATCATTCTAGTCTtagcaacagcagcagtgaaaatgcTAACCTTAATGAGAATGCTGAAAGGGAAAGTATAGCAGAGGATGAGCAAATAAACAGTGTGTCTCCA ATAAGGAATAGTCCTGAAACAACAGCCTCTGttgtggaagaagagaaagagaccCCGGCTGCATCTGTTACCAAAAAA GAAGACCCATTTGATGCTGAATCTCCTGCATTGCCTGATCTAGTTTCTGGAGCCAGCTTAGAGTTCTTCCAGTCTGACCCTTTTGTTGGCA gtgaTCCTTTCAAAGATGACCCTTTTGGGAAAATTG ATCCCTTTGGTGGTGATCCCTTCAAAGGCTCAGATCCTTTTGCAGCTGACTGTTTTTTCAAACAGTCCTCCACTGATCCTTTTGCGACTGCTGGCACTGATCCATTTAGCACTGCAGACAACAGTACTAATATCACA acagAGCTATCAAAGAAGAATGACCCTTTTGCTCCTGGTGGAACAACTGTTACTGCATCAAATGATCCAG CTGCAGACCCCTTTGCCTCTCTGTTTGGAAATGAACCCTTTGGAAGCGGCTTTGCTGACTTCAGCACACTGTCAAAG GCCAACAATGAAGATCCCTTTGGCTCTTCCACATCGGGTTCTGTCAAGGATGTGATCATAACTAAAAACTTATTTGAGGAACCACCGGCTAAAAATGAGGATGTTCCTCCTGCGTTGCCCCCTAAAACAGGAACTCCCACAAGGCCTTGTCCACCCCCACCTG